The window AAGAAATAATGTTCATGATGATTCTGTAATTTATTTAAATGAAGGTATTTATTCAGGATATTCTATTGAGGTTAATAATATAACTATAATTGGTAAAAGCAGTGAAAACACTATAATTAAAAATATGAATATTGATGTTGATGGTTCACTTGTTATTTGTAATGTTACTTTCATGAATTCAAGAATAACAAATGGTGGTAGCATCACTTTAATAAATTCAATCTTTAAGGACTCATATGCTTCAATTGGTGGATTTTTATCTTCTTCAAATTCTTTTGTAAATATAACTAACTGTACATTTACAAATATTCATGCAACAAATTATGCAGGTGTTATTTATGCAACAAATTCTAATTTGAATATTGCAGATTCTGTTTTCAGTGGAAATTATGCTAATTATTATGCTGGTGTTATTTATTGTGATAAAAATTCAAAAGTAACTATTTCAAACACTAATTTCACCAATAATCAAGCAAAAAACGATGCTGGTGGAGTAATATATGGTAGAGATTCTGAAATTATTGCCAATTATGTAAGTTTCTCAAATTCTTCAGCTACTTTCGGCGGTGCAATAACTGCACTTAATACAAATTTGAATTTAACTAATATTGATGCTCGTGACAATAAAGCAAAATATCGTGGTGGATCAATATACTCTGTTTACGGAGATTATACGCTTGTAAATTCCACATTTGAAAATAATGTTGCTTCAGATGGTGGAGCAATATTTGTTGATTCTCCTGATTTACTTACAGTATCCTCAAATAAATTCATCAATAATAGTGCTTTAAATGTTGGTGGAGGAGTTTATATAATATCAAATGAAACTTATGTAATTTTAAATATTTCATTTTTAAATAATTCTGCTAGCTTTAATAATGATATTTATGAAACTATATTACCTAATTTAACAATTGGTAATGGAGATTATATTTTAATTTATTATAATCAATCATATGATGGTGATCTTCCAAGTAGTTATGATTTAAGAACTCTAAACCAAGTAACTTCAGTAAAAAATCAGGGAAACGGTGGAAACTGCTGGTCATTTGCAGCATTGGCTAGTTTGGAATCCTGTATATTAAAGGCAACAGGCAATGCATATGATCTTTCTGAAGAAAACATGAAAAATTTAATGTCATTATACTCAGAGTATGGATGGGACATTACTCCGAATGATGGAGGATACATTGCAATGGGTATAGGATATCTTACTTCTTGGTTAGGTCCGGTAAATGAAAGTGATGACAGTTACTATGGTTCATCAGCATTATCTCCAGTACTTAATAGTTTTATACATGTTCAAAATATATTATTCTTGAAAAGAACTAGTTACACGGATAATAATGAAATAAAAAGAGCTATTATTGAACAGGGGGCTGTTTCAACCAGTATTTATTGGGATAAAAATAGTTATGCAAATGGAAAAAATTATTATAATTATGACCATACTTCTAGTGCTAACCATGCAGTAGTTATTGTTGGATGGGATAATAATTATTCTAAAACTAATTTTAAGAAAATCGCTCCGGGTGATGGTGCTTGGATAATCAAAAATAGTTGGGGGACTTCTGGTGGTGAAAATGGATATTATTATGTTTCATATTATGATGTACGTTTAGCACCCCTTAACAATCCATCTTCTACTTATACATTCGTCTTAGCAGATTCAATTAAATATGATAAAAATTATCAATATGATATTCCGGGTCAAACTGATTACTTATTGAATTCATCTAGTTCTGTCTGGTATAAAAATAAATTCACAGCAACCGATGATGAATATTTAACTGCAGTTTCAACATATTTCCAAAAAGATACAACTTGGGATTTATATATTTATGTAAATGATGAACTTAAATTAATTCAGTCTGGTAATGCAGTTGCAAGTTACTCAACAATTGAATTAAATCAATTTATACCTCTTAAAATTGGAGATGATTTTGAAGTTGTATTTAAAATAACTGTTGAAGGCAATGCAGGTGTTCCGATATCTGAAATAATTTCACTTAATAATCTGTTTTATGGGGAAAATATTTCATATATTAGCTATGATGGTGAAAACTGGAATGATTTATTTAATTTAACTTGGACATATCCTAATCATTCTTATAAATCACAGGTTGCATGTATTAAAGCGTTTACAGTTTTAAATAAAATTAATTCTACTGTCACTTTAACCATTAATGATGAGTGTAATCCAGTTGAAATAATTGCGACAGTTTTAAATCAGTATGGAAATCCAGTTAATTCAGGCCAAGTCATTTTTAACATTGAAGGAAATGAATACACTGTTGATATTATAAATGGAATTTCAAAATTGAATTATATC is drawn from Methanobrevibacter sp. and contains these coding sequences:
- a CDS encoding lectin like domain-containing protein; this translates as MLYNIKKVIIICLIALLVVIPTAYASNNQTDFELNDNILSDSYYFDANVDVSGNGSLNSPYKTLRNNVHDDSVIYLNEGIYSGYSIEVNNITIIGKSSENTIIKNMNIDVDGSLVICNVTFMNSRITNGGSITLINSIFKDSYASIGGFLSSSNSFVNITNCTFTNIHATNYAGVIYATNSNLNIADSVFSGNYANYYAGVIYCDKNSKVTISNTNFTNNQAKNDAGGVIYGRDSEIIANYVSFSNSSATFGGAITALNTNLNLTNIDARDNKAKYRGGSIYSVYGDYTLVNSTFENNVASDGGAIFVDSPDLLTVSSNKFINNSALNVGGGVYIISNETYVILNISFLNNSASFNNDIYETILPNLTIGNGDYILIYYNQSYDGDLPSSYDLRTLNQVTSVKNQGNGGNCWSFAALASLESCILKATGNAYDLSEENMKNLMSLYSEYGWDITPNDGGYIAMGIGYLTSWLGPVNESDDSYYGSSALSPVLNSFIHVQNILFLKRTSYTDNNEIKRAIIEQGAVSTSIYWDKNSYANGKNYYNYDHTSSANHAVVIVGWDNNYSKTNFKKIAPGDGAWIIKNSWGTSGGENGYYYVSYYDVRLAPLNNPSSTYTFVLADSIKYDKNYQYDIPGQTDYLLNSSSSVWYKNKFTATDDEYLTAVSTYFQKDTTWDLYIYVNDELKLIQSGNAVASYSTIELNQFIPLKIGDDFEVVFKITVEGNAGVPISEIISLNNLFYGENISYISYDGENWNDLFNLTWTYPNHSYKSQVACIKAFTVLNKINSTVTLTINDECNPVEIIATVLNQYGNPVNSGQVIFNIEGNEYTVDIINGISKLNYIFKNSGVKLIKVSFNSDKYTGSSSNITIHSKQVSIVANDMVSCHNGTFYYSIRLIDDDSNPVANKEIKFKINDKVYVVSTDSNGIAKVSLKLAFGSYNIEIGFNDVINNEGYNLTKKITLKSSITTLANEVYVYNSNYKVILLDNYGKRLSNCNVEIIVNGITEYLGTDDEGVLNYNIELSPGSYSITVINPETGGKSIQNIKVVSRMTGNKDITKYFSVVSYYKVKVVDDNGKIKKNLKVTIKLNGKTYYKYTDSHGYVSLKISSLKAGKYTITATYNGFKVSNKITVKHNVITKDMAIKKGKTGKFTAKIVDSKGNILKYKIVTFKFRGKTYKVKTNKYGVATLKIAKKTKITKYSITTTYGRETVKNTISIVK